A stretch of Corallococcus exiguus DNA encodes these proteins:
- the gap gene encoding type I glyceraldehyde-3-phosphate dehydrogenase, with protein MAIKLAINGFGRIGRCILRAALSRKEDLEIVAINDLDKPSALAHLFKYDSVHRTWPGEVSHTDKGIVVNGKEIAVTAEKDPSALPWKNMNVDVVMECTGRFTARDAAAKHLAAGAKKVIISAPAKGPDLTIAYGINQNEYDPAKHHIVSNASCTTNCLAPIAKVLVDNFGIEKGLMTTVHSYTNDQRILDLTHEDMRRARAAALSMIPTSTGAAKAIGEVIPSLKGKMHGISVRVPTPNVSLVDLTVNTTKKVTAEEVIAAMKAAANGALKGVLEFSDAQTVSVDYNGNPHSAIFDATNCFVMGDNMVKVMAWYDNEWGFSNRMVDTAKFLVSKGVA; from the coding sequence ATGGCCATCAAGCTCGCCATCAACGGCTTCGGTCGTATCGGTCGCTGCATCCTGCGCGCCGCGCTCAGCCGCAAGGAAGACCTCGAGATCGTCGCCATCAACGACCTCGACAAGCCGTCGGCGCTGGCCCACCTGTTCAAGTACGACTCCGTGCACCGCACGTGGCCGGGCGAGGTGTCCCACACCGACAAGGGCATCGTGGTGAACGGCAAGGAGATCGCCGTCACCGCGGAGAAGGACCCCTCCGCGCTGCCCTGGAAGAACATGAACGTGGACGTGGTGATGGAGTGCACCGGCCGCTTCACGGCCCGTGACGCCGCCGCCAAGCACCTGGCCGCGGGCGCCAAGAAGGTCATCATCTCCGCGCCGGCCAAGGGCCCGGACCTGACCATCGCGTACGGCATCAACCAGAACGAGTACGACCCGGCGAAGCACCACATCGTGTCCAACGCCTCGTGCACCACCAACTGCCTGGCGCCCATCGCCAAGGTGCTGGTGGACAACTTCGGCATCGAGAAGGGCCTGATGACGACGGTGCACAGCTACACCAACGACCAGCGCATCCTGGACCTCACCCACGAGGACATGCGCCGCGCCCGCGCCGCCGCGCTCTCCATGATCCCCACCAGCACCGGCGCCGCGAAGGCCATCGGTGAGGTCATCCCGTCGCTCAAGGGCAAGATGCACGGCATCTCCGTCCGCGTCCCCACCCCGAACGTGTCCCTGGTGGACCTGACGGTGAACACCACCAAGAAGGTCACGGCCGAAGAGGTCATCGCCGCGATGAAGGCCGCCGCCAACGGCGCGCTCAAGGGCGTGCTGGAGTTCAGCGACGCGCAGACGGTGTCGGTGGACTACAACGGCAACCCGCACTCGGCCATCTTCGACGCGACCAACTGCTTCGTGATGGGCGACAACATGGTCAAGGTCATGGCCTGGTACGACAACGAGTGGGGCTTCTCCAACCGCATGGTCGACACGGCGAAGTTCCTCGTGTCCAAGGGCGTGGCGTAA
- a CDS encoding golvesin C-terminal-like domain-containing protein has product MRTFLPSWSRSLALTLLCTSVLAHAQGTPEAFEGDDLGLEPPGVQYLPAPAPRAHEQRRLSPDAPAVVRRETRAAKSNVKTAGVPQTRRGEGALSGKVIYLSPGHGFYRDNGLKRWATQRPNTWGVVEDFISVEVVSQELQPMLMAAGATVVSVRETDLNPLIATVDNGGTGYVEDGDAARFHASTQKGWAPPPVPMGNGVEPFTLGTTRTLDTAATSTAKATWTPDVQADASYNVYVSYGSDPTRATDAHYVVKHAGGESHFRVNQQRHGGTWVLLGRFYFNAGSHPESGAVVLENDSAQGAGATLSVDAVRLGGGRGLMGDAAQGPLLRPRFEESGRYHVQYSGAPFSVYAPSGANALSNERNADVTSRPRFAAWLHEEGEDAVYVAWHTNAGTSGTIRGTEAYVYGPNPVDGTLNFTGVKGGDVLGRALLSQIETDLKREVDPNWRVRSLRSANLGEVNPSHNPEMPSVLLEMAYHDNTTDAANLKEARVRHVAARAITQGLIKYFATRDGAAVHLPPETPGAVVARNATPGAVEVKWTAPPQVASEEGRDAPTGYRLYQSADGFGWDEGTEIQNTSATVTLSPGTLRYFRVAAVNAGGESFPSATVGVRVGDTAPVLMVNAYERLDRTVACGEELETPYDLEAPLRVFLEAMNDGSYLRQHGAAFAQSAVAFDSATGNAVAAGLVSPTGYRLVDWSTGRGGVGGAGLTRTEQDALRAFVTGGGHLMLSGGRTVSTLAAGSADDKLFLTDILRASIAAGAPVARVQGSAGGLLADLAATPLADGTLGAYPVGATDVLAPTGGGADVLRYTGTSLGAGVLSAGTAPAGQVLVLGFPFEGLASNRERSRLVGAFLVRSGLVTQAPALPDADVTPAVSPRPLSSCVAVREVDPHPPVDPGPVDPEPQPTVIPALPNDYSPKGDSGCGCGAGAGTASGLWLLVGVIVQLRRARAKAAHAKR; this is encoded by the coding sequence ATGCGAACGTTCCTTCCGTCCTGGTCGCGCTCGCTGGCGCTGACCCTGCTGTGCACCTCCGTCCTCGCTCATGCGCAGGGCACTCCTGAAGCTTTTGAAGGCGACGACCTGGGGTTGGAGCCGCCGGGTGTTCAATACCTGCCAGCTCCGGCGCCCCGGGCGCACGAGCAGCGCCGCCTGTCGCCGGACGCGCCCGCCGTGGTGCGCCGTGAGACGCGAGCCGCGAAGTCCAACGTGAAGACCGCGGGCGTACCGCAGACGCGGCGAGGCGAGGGCGCGCTGTCCGGCAAGGTCATCTACCTGAGCCCGGGCCACGGCTTCTATCGCGACAACGGGTTGAAGCGCTGGGCGACGCAGCGGCCCAACACCTGGGGCGTGGTGGAGGACTTCATCTCCGTGGAGGTGGTGTCGCAGGAGCTGCAGCCCATGCTGATGGCGGCGGGCGCCACGGTGGTGTCCGTGCGTGAGACGGACCTGAACCCGCTCATCGCCACCGTGGACAACGGCGGCACGGGCTACGTGGAGGACGGAGACGCCGCGCGCTTCCACGCCTCCACGCAGAAGGGCTGGGCGCCTCCGCCCGTGCCCATGGGCAATGGGGTGGAGCCCTTCACGCTGGGCACCACGCGCACGCTGGACACGGCGGCCACCTCCACCGCGAAGGCGACGTGGACGCCGGACGTGCAGGCGGACGCGTCCTACAACGTCTACGTCTCCTACGGCTCCGACCCCACGCGCGCGACGGACGCGCACTACGTGGTGAAGCACGCGGGAGGGGAGAGTCACTTCCGCGTGAACCAGCAGCGCCACGGCGGAACGTGGGTGCTGCTGGGGCGCTTCTACTTCAATGCGGGCTCGCATCCGGAGTCCGGCGCGGTGGTGCTGGAGAACGACTCGGCGCAGGGGGCGGGCGCGACGCTGTCCGTGGACGCGGTGCGGCTGGGCGGTGGACGCGGCCTGATGGGCGACGCGGCGCAGGGGCCGCTCTTGCGTCCGCGCTTCGAGGAGAGCGGGCGCTACCACGTGCAGTACAGCGGAGCACCGTTCAGCGTGTACGCGCCGTCGGGGGCCAACGCGCTGTCCAACGAGCGCAACGCGGACGTGACGTCCCGGCCGCGCTTCGCAGCGTGGCTGCATGAGGAGGGCGAGGACGCCGTCTACGTCGCGTGGCACACCAACGCGGGTACGTCCGGCACGATTCGGGGGACGGAGGCCTACGTCTACGGACCGAACCCGGTGGACGGCACGCTCAACTTCACCGGCGTGAAGGGCGGCGACGTGCTGGGGCGCGCACTCTTGTCCCAGATTGAAACGGACCTCAAGCGCGAGGTGGATCCGAACTGGCGGGTGCGCAGCCTGCGCTCGGCGAACCTGGGCGAGGTGAACCCCTCGCACAACCCGGAGATGCCCAGCGTGCTCCTGGAGATGGCGTACCACGACAACACGACGGACGCGGCGAACCTCAAGGAGGCGCGCGTCCGCCACGTGGCCGCGCGCGCCATCACCCAGGGACTCATCAAGTACTTCGCGACCCGCGACGGTGCGGCGGTGCACCTGCCGCCGGAGACGCCGGGAGCGGTGGTGGCGCGCAACGCGACGCCCGGCGCGGTGGAGGTGAAATGGACCGCGCCTCCGCAGGTCGCGTCGGAAGAAGGACGCGACGCCCCCACGGGCTACCGGCTCTATCAGAGCGCGGACGGCTTCGGCTGGGACGAGGGCACGGAGATCCAGAACACGTCGGCCACCGTCACGCTGTCGCCCGGCACGCTGCGCTACTTCCGCGTGGCGGCGGTGAACGCGGGCGGCGAGTCCTTCCCGTCCGCCACGGTGGGCGTGCGGGTGGGGGACACGGCACCGGTGCTGATGGTCAACGCGTACGAGCGCCTGGACCGGACGGTGGCGTGCGGCGAGGAGCTGGAGACGCCGTACGACCTGGAGGCCCCGCTGCGCGTCTTCCTGGAGGCGATGAACGACGGCAGCTACCTGCGCCAGCACGGCGCGGCGTTCGCGCAGTCGGCGGTGGCGTTCGACAGCGCGACGGGCAACGCGGTGGCGGCGGGGCTGGTGTCGCCCACGGGCTACCGGCTGGTGGACTGGTCCACCGGGCGCGGAGGTGTGGGGGGCGCGGGCCTGACGCGGACGGAGCAGGACGCCCTGCGCGCGTTCGTCACCGGCGGCGGCCACCTGATGCTGTCGGGCGGACGCACGGTGTCCACGCTCGCGGCCGGTAGCGCGGACGACAAGCTGTTCCTCACGGACATCCTCCGGGCGTCCATCGCGGCGGGGGCGCCGGTGGCCCGGGTGCAGGGCTCGGCGGGCGGGCTCCTCGCGGACCTGGCGGCCACGCCGCTGGCGGATGGGACGCTCGGCGCCTATCCGGTGGGGGCGACGGACGTGCTGGCCCCGACGGGCGGCGGCGCGGACGTGCTTCGCTACACCGGCACGTCGCTGGGCGCGGGCGTGCTCTCCGCGGGCACGGCGCCCGCGGGCCAGGTGCTGGTGCTGGGCTTCCCGTTCGAGGGCCTTGCGTCCAATCGTGAGCGGTCGCGGCTGGTGGGCGCGTTCCTGGTACGTTCAGGACTCGTCACCCAGGCGCCGGCCCTGCCCGACGCGGACGTGACGCCCGCGGTCAGCCCCCGGCCGCTGTCGTCCTGCGTGGCGGTGCGGGAGGTGGATCCGCATCCGCCGGTGGACCCGGGCCCGGTGGACCCGGAGCCGCAACCCACGGTCATTCCGGCGCTCCCCAATGACTATTCCCCCAAGGGGGACAGCGGCTGCGGATGCGGGGCCGGAGCGGGAACGGCCTCCGGGCTCTGGCTGTTGGTCGGGGTGATTGTTCAGCTCCGGCGTGCACGCGCGAAAGCGGCCCACGCGAAGCGTTGA
- a CDS encoding diacylglycerol kinase family protein, producing MTVPVTPRPQFPSRRSNGLFASFGHAWAGLIHTVAWQRNMRIHLISGVLVGLVGSGIPLGLAEKVTLIFCVLLIFFAEILNSALEQLVDLAVQQFDEKARLTKDAAAAGVLVLAGGTVVIFAAILINYWETVRTNTDAIFRQVALGVPLAACATVLVLPQPRPAAVDALAFLLSLGLLALTAPTSASLVFTALTAALLVIAAAAARERRRHPQH from the coding sequence ATGACCGTTCCTGTAACCCCCCGTCCCCAGTTTCCCTCCCGCCGCAGCAACGGCCTGTTCGCCTCGTTCGGACATGCGTGGGCAGGGCTCATCCACACCGTGGCCTGGCAGCGAAACATGCGCATCCACCTCATCTCCGGCGTGCTGGTGGGGCTGGTGGGCAGCGGCATCCCGCTGGGACTCGCGGAGAAGGTCACGCTCATCTTCTGCGTGCTGCTCATCTTCTTCGCGGAGATCCTCAACAGCGCGCTGGAGCAGCTGGTGGACCTGGCCGTGCAGCAGTTCGACGAGAAGGCCCGGCTCACCAAGGACGCGGCGGCCGCGGGCGTGCTCGTGCTCGCGGGCGGCACGGTGGTCATCTTCGCCGCCATCCTGATCAACTACTGGGAGACCGTGCGCACCAACACCGACGCCATCTTCCGGCAGGTCGCGCTGGGCGTGCCGCTGGCCGCGTGCGCCACGGTGCTCGTGCTGCCTCAGCCGAGGCCCGCCGCCGTGGACGCGCTCGCGTTCCTGCTGTCCCTGGGGCTGCTCGCGCTGACGGCGCCCACGTCCGCGAGCCTCGTCTTCACCGCGCTCACCGCCGCGCTGCTGGTCATCGCCGCCGCCGCCGCCCGCGAGCGCCGTCGCCACCCCCAGCATTGA